One genomic window of Pelmatolapia mariae isolate MD_Pm_ZW linkage group LG5, Pm_UMD_F_2, whole genome shotgun sequence includes the following:
- the LOC134627801 gene encoding ADP-ribosylation factor 3, protein MGNIFGNLLKSLIGKKEMRILMVGLDAAGKTTILYKLKLGEIVTTIPTIGFNVETVEYKNISFTVWDVGGQDKIRPLWRHYFQNTQGLIFVVDSNDRERVNEAREELMRMLAEDELRDAVLLVFANKQDLPNAMNAAEITDKLGLHSLRHRNWYIQATCATSGDGLYEGLDWLANQLKNKK, encoded by the exons ATGGGGAACATTTTTGGGAATTTGCTGAAGAGCCTCATAGGGAAGAAAGAGATGAGGATCTTGATGGTGGGGCTTGATGCTGCTGGAAAAACAACGATCCTCTATAAGCTCAAACTGGGAGAAATAGTCACCACAATCCCAACAATCG GGTTCAATGTGGAGACAGTGGAATACAAGAACATCAGCTTCACTGTGTGGGACGTGGGTGGGCAGGACAAGATCCGTCCTCTCTGGAGACACTACTTTCAAAACACGCAGG GTCTAATCTTTGTGGTGGACAGTAATGACAGAGAGCGTGTGAACGAAGCGCGAGAGGAGCTGATGAGGATGCTGGCTGAGGACGAGCTGAGGGATGCCGTGCTCCTCGTGTTTGCTAATAAACAG GACTTACCAAACGCCATGAACGCCGCGGAGATCACAGACAAGTTGGGCTTGCACTCTCTGCGTCATCGCAACTGGTACATCCAGGCCACCTGCGCCACCAGCGGCGACGGCCTCTACGAGGGCCTCGATTGGCTGGCCAATCAACTCAAGAACAAGAAGTAA